One genomic window of Polyangium aurulentum includes the following:
- a CDS encoding serine/threonine-protein kinase, which produces MLEAPPPGTVLVGKYRVEREIGCGGMGVVVEATHVALEQRVAIKLLHGPAASSPDVVTRFLREARVAAKLASEHVVRVTDVGQTETGAPYLVMELLVGHDLEGELRRRGRLPVAEAVDLVLEACEGVAHAHARGLVHRDLKPANLFLAQRSNRAPIVKVLDFGLSKEAPTGAGSITGNDAVFGTPQYMSPEQIQSTKNVDARSDQHALAMVLYELLAGEPPYVAETITQLIVVIATQPPPRVRALRPDVPAPLEEAIVRALAKRRTDRFADLAGLAWAIAPFGGPEAQSRAEAIRRALAPGGPVPTPRASEPSYAPTVDAITVPLVARGPAQTHTAITSSADVLETGRPSRKRAAIAAIIVAAFGAIALAVVFGASGDPSPTDADDTARAPAAAPAPAEAPPPSVVPASTSSAAQAATPAGESSHRKTTKTAPPPAGGSTRDPKKVFGEKRR; this is translated from the coding sequence ATGCTGGAGGCCCCTCCGCCTGGCACCGTCCTCGTCGGGAAGTACCGCGTCGAGCGCGAGATCGGCTGCGGCGGCATGGGCGTCGTCGTCGAGGCAACGCACGTCGCCCTCGAGCAGCGGGTCGCCATCAAGCTCCTGCACGGCCCCGCCGCGAGCTCGCCCGACGTCGTCACGCGCTTTCTGCGCGAGGCGCGCGTGGCCGCGAAGCTCGCGTCCGAGCACGTCGTGCGCGTGACCGACGTCGGACAGACCGAGACGGGCGCGCCTTACCTCGTGATGGAGCTGCTCGTCGGGCACGACCTCGAGGGCGAGCTGCGACGGCGCGGCAGGCTGCCGGTCGCCGAGGCCGTCGACCTCGTGCTCGAGGCCTGCGAGGGCGTCGCGCACGCGCACGCGCGAGGGCTCGTGCACCGCGATCTGAAGCCCGCGAACCTGTTCCTCGCGCAGCGGTCGAACCGCGCGCCGATCGTCAAGGTGCTCGATTTCGGGCTCTCGAAGGAGGCGCCCACCGGGGCCGGCTCGATCACCGGCAACGACGCGGTCTTCGGCACGCCGCAGTACATGTCGCCCGAGCAGATCCAGTCGACGAAGAACGTCGACGCGCGCAGCGATCAGCACGCGCTCGCGATGGTCCTCTACGAGCTGCTCGCGGGCGAGCCGCCGTACGTGGCCGAGACGATCACCCAGCTCATCGTCGTCATCGCCACCCAGCCGCCCCCGCGCGTGCGCGCCTTGCGCCCGGACGTGCCCGCGCCGCTCGAGGAGGCCATCGTCCGCGCGCTCGCCAAGCGCCGCACCGATCGCTTCGCCGACCTCGCCGGTCTCGCCTGGGCGATCGCGCCTTTCGGCGGCCCCGAGGCGCAGAGCCGCGCCGAGGCGATCCGGCGCGCGCTCGCCCCAGGCGGCCCCGTGCCCACGCCACGCGCATCCGAGCCGTCGTACGCGCCCACGGTAGACGCCATCACCGTGCCGCTCGTCGCCCGCGGGCCCGCCCAGACGCACACGGCGATCACGAGCTCGGCCGACGTGCTCGAGACGGGGCGCCCGAGCAGAAAACGCGCGGCGATTGCCGCGATCATCGTCGCGGCCTTCGGGGCCATCGCGCTGGCCGTCGTATTCGGCGCGAGCGGCGATCCCTCGCCCACGGACGCCGACGACACGGCCAGAGCTCCCGCAGCCGCCCCCGCGCCAGCGGAAGCGCCCCCCCCGAGCGTCGTGCCTGCCTCCACGTCGAGCGCCGCGCAAGCCGCGACGCCGGCCGGCGAGAGCAGCCATCGCAAGACCACGAAGACGGCCCCGCCGCCCGCGGGCGGCTCCACCCGCGATCCCAAGAAGGTGTTCGGTGAGAAGCGTCGTTGA